Proteins encoded within one genomic window of Schaalia sp. HMT-172:
- a CDS encoding nucleoside triphosphate pyrophosphatase codes for MRLVLASASPARRATLSAAGITPIVRVSAVDEDALLASLPGGRALSGGTTTPADEVGALAAAKCSDVCEALRRGDAELPAGEPVLVVGCDSMLEIGGQMLGKPHTPEVARERIAAMRRTTATLWTGHSAAILAPLPSPGDARSSHGEERRVERQVTRSASTLVHFGDISDAEIEAYVATGEPLHVAGSFTVDGLGGPFIEGVTGDYHSVVGISLPLLRSMATELGVFWPDLWDAPRP; via the coding sequence ATGCGCCTCGTCCTTGCTTCCGCTTCCCCCGCCCGCCGAGCCACGCTGAGCGCCGCGGGCATCACCCCGATAGTCCGCGTCTCCGCCGTCGACGAGGATGCTCTCCTGGCGTCCCTGCCCGGCGGGCGCGCCCTCTCCGGGGGCACAACGACCCCCGCGGACGAGGTCGGCGCCCTCGCGGCCGCCAAATGCTCCGACGTATGCGAGGCGCTCAGGCGCGGAGACGCCGAGCTTCCCGCCGGCGAGCCCGTCCTCGTCGTCGGCTGCGACTCGATGCTCGAGATCGGCGGCCAGATGCTCGGCAAGCCCCACACCCCCGAGGTGGCCCGCGAGCGCATCGCAGCCATGCGTCGCACGACCGCGACCCTGTGGACCGGCCATTCGGCGGCGATCCTGGCCCCACTGCCCTCGCCGGGGGACGCGCGCTCCTCACACGGGGAGGAACGGAGGGTCGAACGCCAGGTGACGCGCTCCGCCTCGACCCTCGTGCACTTCGGAGACATCTCAGATGCCGAGATCGAGGCCTACGTGGCGACGGGCGAACCCCTGCACGTGGCGGGTTCCTTCACGGTGGACGGCCTGGGCGGCCCCTTCATCGAGGGGGTGACGGGCGACTATCACTCGGTCGTCGGCATCTCGTTGCCGCTGCTGCGCTCCATGGCCACAGAGCTCGGGGTCTTCTGGCCGGACCTGTGGGATGCGCCGCGCCCCTGA